TTCGAGGCCTGGTCGTTCGACCTCGACAACCAGCTGGACGAGAAGTTCGAGGATGAGCAGTGAGGGATATTCAAATTTTTTGCGCTAGACGGCCAGGCGCTCCGTTGGGTCGAGCCCCATGGCCTTGCAGTAGACGTGGTTGATCGCCGCGAGCGTGCTGACGGCGGTCTCGGCGTTGATGAGATCTGAAGACGGCAACTCCGAAAGTTTCACGCCTTCCCGAAAATTCAGGCTGCAGCAGGTGATCGCGCCTTCGGAGGCGTGCGCGGTGGAGGAGGGGCGCAAGCCCCATTCCCCTTCGCGGCCCTTTGGTATCAGGAGCGCCGCGCCCCAGAGGCGGCATACTGCGGGCCTGGCCTGGTAGATCGAACACAATCCCTCGTCATTCAGGCGCGAGCATCGATCTCCGGAGGCCGATGCGGTTCGTTCGCCGAGCGGTCCCGCGCATTTCCGGATGTGATCCGCCTCGACCCGCCACACTGTGATCCCCGCCACGCAGCACCCTGAGCAGCCGGGCGCGCACTCGAAGGACTCGGGATGGCGCTTTCTCACGCCCTCTGTGAAGGAATCGATCTTGTCCAGCAGCTTTATGTAGTCTTTGAACACGGTATTCAGAATCCGGGCGTCCTGATGAATTTTCCGGCGTTGTCCACTATGAGTCCCGAGGCCT
This region of bacterium genomic DNA includes:
- a CDS encoding YkgJ family cysteine cluster protein; amino-acid sequence: MFKDYIKLLDKIDSFTEGVRKRHPESFECAPGCSGCCVAGITVWRVEADHIRKCAGPLGERTASASGDRCSRLNDEGLCSIYQARPAVCRLWGAALLIPKGREGEWGLRPSSTAHASEGAITCCSLNFREGVKLSELPSSDLINAETAVSTLAAINHVYCKAMGLDPTERLAV